The window GGACCCTCCTCCTAATCGGTTTGGTCTATGTTATCGAAACATCATCCGTTATGTTACAAGTTTCATATTTCAAATACACTAAAAAACGTTTTGGAGAAGGTCGTCGTATCTTCCGTATGACACCTTTCCATCATCATTTGGAATTAGGTGGTTTGACAGGTAAGTCTGAAAAATGGAGCGAGTGGCAGGTTGACTTCTTCCTTTGGTCAGTTGGTCTTGTCATGAGCCTGATTACCTTGGTCATTCTTTATCTATAGAATTTCAGAAACAGCAGGAATGCTGTTTTTGTGCTATAATAGAAGGCAGTATAATGAAGAACCTGTATTCGCAGTCGTTGATTTGCTTGTGCACCCAGGTTCCAAAGAGGAAACTATGAAATTTACAGATATGAAACTAAAGCCTTATATTCAAGAGGCTTTGAAAGAAATTAACTTTGTCCAGCCGACAGAGGTTCAGGAGAAATTGATTCCTGTTGTCTTGTCTGGTCGTGATTTGATTGGGGAATCAAAAACGGGCTCAGGGAAGACCCATACCTTTTTAATTCCCATTTTCCAGAAACTCAATGAGGAATTGGATCAGGTTCAGGCTGTCATTACAGCCCCATCTCGTGAACTGGCAACCCAGATTTACCAGGCGGCTCGTCAGTTGGCCAGTCATTCGGACATCGAAGTTCGTGTGACCAATTATGTTGGTGGTACGGATAAGAACCGTCAGATTGACAAGCTCCAAGCTGGTCAGCCCCACATTGTTGTTGGGACACCGGGTCGTATCTATGATTTGGTCAAATCAGGGGACTTGGCTATCCATAAGGCTAAGACATTTGTAGTGGATGAGGCCGATATGACCTTGGACATGGGCTTCTTGGAAACAGTAGATAAGATTGCTGGTAGCCTGCCAAAAGATTTGCAATTTATGGTCTTTTCAGCCACCATTCCGCAGAAACTGCAGCCGTTTTTGAAAAAGTATTTGTCTAATCCGGTCATGGAACAAATCAAGACCCATACGGTCATTTCAGATACCATTGAAAACTGGCTGATTTCAACCAAGGGCCGTGACCGCAATGCGCAGATCTTGGAAGTGACCAAGCTCATGCAGCCTTACTTGGCCATGATTTTCGTCAATACCAAGACTCGTGCAGATGAATTACACAGCTATTTGACGGCAAATGGTCTACGCGTTGCAAAGATTCATGGGGATATTCCACCACGTGAGCGCAAGCGGATCATGAACCAGGTGAAGAACTTGGACTATCAATACATAGTAGCAACAGACCTGGCAGCGCGTGGGATTGATATTGAAGGTGTCAGCCATGTTATCAATGATGCTATTCCGCAGGATCTCTCCTTCTTTGTTCACCGTGTGGGTCGGACGGGTCGGAATGGACTGTCAGGTATTGCCATTACCCTTTATCAGCCGAGCGATGATGCGGACATCCGCGAGTTAGAAAAGCTCAATATCAAGTTCTTGCCAAAAGAAATGAAAAATGGTGAGTTTGTCGATACCTACGATCGTGACCGCCGTGCCAACCGTGAAAAATCGCGTGAAAAACTGGACTTGGAAATGATTGGCTTGGTCAAGAAGAAAAAGAAAAAAGTCAAGCCAGGTTACAAGAAGAAAATTCAGTGGGCAGTTGATGAGAAACGCCGCAAGACCAAGCGTGTAGAAGCACGTGCCAAGGGTCGTGCAGAGCGTAAGGCCAAACGCCAAACCTTCTAAGAGGATTGGGGAAAACCATGTTACAAAATATTCTCAGTTTTTACTTGCAGGGGCTCCTAGTCGCTGCCTTGTTGGTTATCTTATCCAGTCTCATTTACTTTGTCTCAAGAGCGGGTAGAAGAGTGGATCAAACGCCGCAAGAGCGCCAGGATTTCTTATTTGATTTACTAATGATCAATGTCATGATTATCCCTATTCTTGCCTTTGGGGTCATGGGGATTTTGTTAATGTTTAAAGCATAGAAGGAAAAGATATGTACGATACAGTTGTAATTGGTGCAGGTCCTGCTGGGATGACTGCAGCCCTGTATGCAGGGCGAAGCAATCTAAAAGTGGCGCTTCTGGAGCGTGGCATTTACGGTGGTCAGATGAATAACACCGCTGAAATTGAAAACTATCCAGGCTATGACCATATTTCTGGTCCAGCCTTGGCAGAGAAAATGTTTGAACCCCTTGAAAAATTTGGAGTGGACCATATTTTTGGGACCTTGGTACGCATCGAAGAAGATGGTCCAATTAAGAAAATCATTACTGAAGATGACGTCTTGGAAACCAAGACAGTCATTCTGGCCATGGGAGCCAAACACCGCTTGCTTGGTGTGCCAGGTGAGGATACGTACAATAGCCGTGGTGTTTCCTACTGTGCGGTCTGTGATGGTGCCTTCTTCCGTGGGCAAAAACTCTTGGTTGTCGGAGGTGGTGATTCTGCAGTCGAAGAAGCCCTCTTCTTGACGCAATTTGCGGAATCTGTGACCATTGTTCACCGACGTGACCAACTACGCGCTCAAAAAGTCATCCAAGATCGCGCCTTTGCCAATGAAAAAATTAACTTCATCTGGGACAGTGTGGTAGAAGAAATCAAGGGAGATGACTTACGGGTTCAGAGCGTTCGTATTAAAAACGTGAAAACAGAGGAAGTCAGTGAATTGGACTTCGGTGGTGTCTTTGTTTACGTTGGTTTGGATCCGATGACGGATTCCGTTGCGGATTTGGGCATTACAGATGAAGCTGGTTGGATTATCACCAATGAAAAGATGGAAACCAGCAAATCTGGTATTTATGCCATTGGCGACATCCGCCAAAATCAACTCCGTCAGATTGCGACTGCTGTTGGAAATGGAGCAGTTGCTGGTCAGGAAGTCTACAACTACATCACAGAACTAGCTGAATAGGGGAAAATCATGTTTCATATTTACGATATTCAGAAAAATCCAGATGGAATTTCCTTTGAGAAGACCTTGGATTTACAGGAAGACTTGCAGGCTCGAAATAGTGACGTTTTAGGCTTGTCGCCTGTCCAAGTAAGTGGAAATGTCCGTTTTGAATCCGGTTTCTTTTTCTTGGACTACCAGATGACCTACGATATTACCTTGGCTTCCAGCCGTTCCTTGCAACCAGTCCTTCTGCATGAGGTTCAAGAAGTCAATGAACTTTTTGTAGCCAATGAAGCAGTTCTTAAGGAGCAGGACTTGATTGACGAGTATATGGTTTTGGTAGTAGAAGACGACTACATTGTCCTAGAGGAAAGCGTGGCGGATAATATTCTTTTAGCCATTCCGATTAAGGTCTTGACACCTGAAGAAGAAGCTGGCACTGACCTGCCTTCTGGTCAAGCTTGGGCTTTGATGACCGAGGAAGATTTCCAACAAAAAGCGCAAGAGAAAAAAGAAGCTAATAGTCCTTTTGCACAATTGCAAGGCTTGTTTGACAGTGAAGAATAGTTTGGATGGTTAAATTATCTGAAAATTCTTGTCAATTTCAGCCTTTCGGTGTATAATAAAAGAGATAGAAATTAGAGGAGTAAACAAATGACAAAAGCAAATTTTGGTGTTGTAGGGATGGCCGTAATGGGTCGCAACTTGGCACTTAACGTAGAATCACGTGGTTATTCAGTAGCCATTTACAACCGTTCTGCTGATAAGACAGAAGATGTTGTAGCAAGCAACCCAGGTAAAAACTTGGTCCCAAGCTACGATGTAGAAAGCTTTGTAGCTTCTATTGAAAAACCACGCCGCATCATGCTCATGGTGCAGGCTGGACCTGGTACAGATGCAACCATTCAAGCCCTCTTGCCACACTTGGATGAAGGGGACATCTTGATCGATGGTGGTAATACCTTCTATGAAGACACGATCCGTCGTTCCAAAGAATTGGCTAACTCAGGTATCAACTTCATCGGTACAGGTGTATCTGGTGGTGAAAAAGGTGCCCTTGAAGGTCCATCTATCATGCCTGGTGGTCAAAAAGAAGCTTATGAATTGGTGGCAGATGTCTTAGAAGAAATTTCAGCAAAAGCTCCAGAAGATGGCGCTCCATGTGTGACCTACATCGGTCCAGACGGTGCTGGTCACTATGTAAAAATGGTCCACAACGGTATCGAGTATGGCGATATGCAGTTGATTGCGGAGTCTTATGACCTCATGCAACACTTGCTTGGCTTGTCAGTT is drawn from Streptococcus sp. 29892 and contains these coding sequences:
- a CDS encoding DEAD/DEAH box helicase, which codes for MKFTDMKLKPYIQEALKEINFVQPTEVQEKLIPVVLSGRDLIGESKTGSGKTHTFLIPIFQKLNEELDQVQAVITAPSRELATQIYQAARQLASHSDIEVRVTNYVGGTDKNRQIDKLQAGQPHIVVGTPGRIYDLVKSGDLAIHKAKTFVVDEADMTLDMGFLETVDKIAGSLPKDLQFMVFSATIPQKLQPFLKKYLSNPVMEQIKTHTVISDTIENWLISTKGRDRNAQILEVTKLMQPYLAMIFVNTKTRADELHSYLTANGLRVAKIHGDIPPRERKRIMNQVKNLDYQYIVATDLAARGIDIEGVSHVINDAIPQDLSFFVHRVGRTGRNGLSGIAITLYQPSDDADIRELEKLNIKFLPKEMKNGEFVDTYDRDRRANREKSREKLDLEMIGLVKKKKKKVKPGYKKKIQWAVDEKRRKTKRVEARAKGRAERKAKRQTF
- a CDS encoding DUF4059 family protein, whose product is MLQNILSFYLQGLLVAALLVILSSLIYFVSRAGRRVDQTPQERQDFLFDLLMINVMIIPILAFGVMGILLMFKA
- the trxB gene encoding thioredoxin-disulfide reductase; protein product: MYDTVVIGAGPAGMTAALYAGRSNLKVALLERGIYGGQMNNTAEIENYPGYDHISGPALAEKMFEPLEKFGVDHIFGTLVRIEEDGPIKKIITEDDVLETKTVILAMGAKHRLLGVPGEDTYNSRGVSYCAVCDGAFFRGQKLLVVGGGDSAVEEALFLTQFAESVTIVHRRDQLRAQKVIQDRAFANEKINFIWDSVVEEIKGDDLRVQSVRIKNVKTEEVSELDFGGVFVYVGLDPMTDSVADLGITDEAGWIITNEKMETSKSGIYAIGDIRQNQLRQIATAVGNGAVAGQEVYNYITELAE
- a CDS encoding YceD family protein codes for the protein MFHIYDIQKNPDGISFEKTLDLQEDLQARNSDVLGLSPVQVSGNVRFESGFFFLDYQMTYDITLASSRSLQPVLLHEVQEVNELFVANEAVLKEQDLIDEYMVLVVEDDYIVLEESVADNILLAIPIKVLTPEEEAGTDLPSGQAWALMTEEDFQQKAQEKKEANSPFAQLQGLFDSEE